In the Candidatus Poribacteria bacterium genome, one interval contains:
- a CDS encoding sulfatase-like hydrolase/transferase, with protein MTDNPNVILIYGDDLGRGMLSCYGQRHFETPNIDRLASEGMKFNHAYGCAFCAPSRASMLTGLHDCHDGTWTYTQGGLYDRLSAGELTLSQITELIHTTGLQAGPDDVFLPQIAEEAGYATGQIGKLEWGFATTGARIRRHGWQYHYGYYDHARCHGFYPPFLFEDGQVTNIRGNTHADCGVNLDWESDESMERRRNRQGKTVYSQDIFNEKIVEFLRTHQDEPFFLYHPSQLPHGPIAIPEIHPAVKASAELTTFEKEYASMILKLDETVGIILDELEHLGIDDRTMIIFCSDNGHEVYAKEEGRTSGRMKNLDGEPFDEITTKFYSETGGDVFNGNDGMGGLKWSSWEGGTRIPYIVRWPGRITPNRMSDYMLANYDLMPTLADLMDVELPHGKDGVSFLPALLEQSDLQQHREWVVYASRLGPALVTTEGWKLRYINSTDSFQLYHLPHDYREENDVSVDCPDIVARLSEWLCNACDGDYRNGTPQAHFAAYPDS; from the coding sequence ATGACCGATAACCCGAATGTCATTCTCATCTATGGCGACGACCTCGGACGCGGTATGCTGAGTTGCTACGGACAACGGCATTTCGAGACACCCAATATCGATCGCCTCGCAAGCGAAGGGATGAAATTCAATCACGCCTACGGTTGCGCATTTTGCGCCCCCTCCCGTGCCAGTATGCTGACAGGCCTCCACGATTGCCACGATGGAACATGGACCTATACGCAAGGCGGGTTGTATGACAGACTGAGTGCGGGGGAATTAACGCTGAGTCAAATTACGGAGTTGATTCATACAACCGGACTCCAAGCGGGTCCCGATGACGTCTTCTTGCCACAGATCGCCGAAGAAGCGGGTTACGCCACGGGACAGATCGGAAAACTTGAATGGGGTTTTGCCACAACCGGAGCACGCATCCGTCGCCACGGTTGGCAGTATCACTACGGTTATTATGACCATGCGCGGTGCCACGGCTTTTACCCGCCTTTCCTCTTTGAGGATGGGCAAGTGACAAATATCCGAGGCAATACGCATGCCGATTGTGGCGTGAATCTGGATTGGGAATCTGATGAAAGTATGGAACGTCGTCGGAATCGACAAGGGAAAACGGTATACTCTCAGGACATTTTCAACGAAAAAATTGTTGAGTTCCTGCGCACCCACCAAGACGAACCTTTCTTTCTCTATCACCCTTCCCAGTTGCCACATGGACCGATTGCCATTCCGGAAATCCATCCAGCGGTGAAAGCGTCTGCCGAATTGACGACGTTTGAAAAAGAGTACGCTTCCATGATCCTGAAATTGGATGAGACCGTCGGCATCATCTTGGACGAACTCGAACACCTCGGCATTGATGACCGCACGATGATTATTTTCTGTTCCGATAATGGTCACGAGGTATATGCTAAGGAGGAGGGACGCACCTCGGGTCGGATGAAGAATTTGGACGGTGAACCCTTCGACGAAATTACAACGAAATTCTATTCCGAGACAGGGGGCGATGTGTTCAATGGGAACGACGGCATGGGCGGCTTGAAGTGGTCGAGTTGGGAAGGGGGCACGCGAATCCCTTATATCGTCCGCTGGCCCGGAAGGATTACACCCAATCGTATGTCGGACTACATGCTCGCAAACTACGATCTGATGCCAACCCTTGCCGACCTCATGGATGTAGAATTGCCGCACGGCAAGGATGGTGTGTCGTTCTTACCGGCTTTACTCGAACAGTCCGACCTTCAACAACACCGAGAGTGGGTTGTATATGCCTCTCGGCTCGGTCCAGCACTCGTAACGACAGAGGGTTGGAAATTACGGTATATCAATAGCACGGACAGTTTCCAATTGTATCATCTCCCGCACGACTATCGCGAGGAGAACGACGTTTCCGTGGATTGTCCTGACATCGTTGCCCGACTCAGCGAATGGCTGTGCAACGCTTGTGATGGCGATTACCGAAATGGCACACCTCAGGCACATTTCGCCGCGTATCCAGATTCTTGA
- a CDS encoding aldehyde dehydrogenase family protein has product MVHVPILRAGRSYRSLNTVRVSHIKTGEPLVEVSQANRGLIAKDLLDIALQKEVLGQRSAAELISICKKAALLFATEALPLDGTVQSPTDYIQQVSGTTGMPEALCQQNLFKIQGVLENIDTVLDGLTRGLDLAVLDKGWGVQNGHTLSYVCETDSLGAVLPSNSPGVHSLWVPAIPLKVPLVLKPGREEPWTPYRIAQAFIAAGAPAEAFSFYPTDYAGANEILVRCGRSMLFGGGATVAPWVNTPRVEIHGPGRSKVIIHEEGQNNWEQYLDLIVESVAKNGGRSCINASGVWVTAHGREIAEALAERLARIEPKPLDHPEAGIAAWANPKSAHGISSLIDRHLKEPGATELTTGDRVVELDGCTFLRPTVIWCDDAEHPLANIEFPFPFMSIVEVPPTQLVEAMGATLVATAITEDTSLVRDLIATPLIDRLNLGAIPTNQISWDSPHEGNLFEHLYRQRAFQFG; this is encoded by the coding sequence ATGGTACATGTTCCAATTCTACGTGCCGGACGTTCCTACAGGAGTCTGAACACCGTCCGCGTATCGCATATCAAAACGGGTGAACCCTTAGTCGAGGTGAGCCAAGCCAATCGCGGGTTAATAGCGAAGGACCTCCTTGACATCGCACTCCAAAAGGAAGTGCTTGGACAACGTTCTGCCGCTGAATTAATCTCCATCTGCAAGAAGGCAGCGCTTCTCTTCGCAACGGAGGCGCTGCCGCTTGATGGAACCGTTCAATCCCCGACAGACTACATCCAACAGGTCTCTGGGACAACCGGTATGCCTGAAGCACTCTGCCAACAGAATCTGTTCAAGATTCAAGGGGTTTTGGAGAACATAGATACCGTTTTGGATGGACTCACCCGCGGACTTGATTTGGCGGTCCTTGACAAAGGATGGGGCGTCCAAAACGGGCACACCTTGAGTTACGTCTGTGAGACAGATTCGCTGGGTGCCGTATTGCCCAGCAATTCACCCGGCGTACATTCGTTGTGGGTACCTGCTATCCCTTTGAAAGTACCACTCGTGCTGAAACCGGGACGCGAGGAGCCGTGGACGCCGTATCGGATCGCACAAGCGTTTATCGCCGCAGGTGCGCCCGCAGAAGCGTTCAGTTTCTATCCAACGGATTACGCCGGTGCCAATGAAATCCTCGTCCGATGTGGACGCTCCATGCTGTTCGGGGGCGGTGCAACCGTCGCGCCGTGGGTGAACACACCGCGTGTCGAAATCCATGGCCCCGGACGTAGCAAGGTCATCATCCATGAGGAGGGACAGAACAATTGGGAACAATACCTTGACCTCATCGTGGAATCGGTGGCTAAAAACGGTGGCAGATCCTGCATTAACGCTTCTGGTGTATGGGTAACGGCGCATGGACGAGAAATTGCCGAGGCGTTGGCAGAACGTTTGGCACGCATCGAACCGAAACCGTTGGATCATCCAGAAGCGGGAATCGCCGCATGGGCGAATCCGAAGTCTGCACACGGTATCTCGTCTCTGATTGATCGACACCTCAAAGAACCCGGTGCAACGGAATTGACAACAGGGGACCGAGTCGTCGAATTGGACGGTTGCACCTTCCTCAGACCCACTGTTATCTGGTGCGACGATGCGGAACACCCGTTAGCGAACATAGAATTCCCGTTCCCATTCATGAGTATTGTGGAAGTGCCACCGACACAGTTAGTCGAGGCTATGGGGGCGACGCTGGTTGCCACGGCGATTACAGAAGACACTTCGCTCGTACGAGATCTCATAGCAACACCGCTTATTGACCGCCTCAATTTAGGGGCAATCCCGACGAATCAGATCTCTTGGGATAGTCCACATGAAGGGAACCTGTTTGAGCATCTCTATCGGCAGCGCGCGTTTCAGTTTGGGTAA
- a CDS encoding PQQ-binding-like beta-propeller repeat protein gives MKPQFIYIANLALLLTFAVSVVSAEKEIALWGGTLSRNMISDETNIPGSWDLETGENIKWTAELGSQSYAGPLIIGGKVFVGTNNKALYNPKLTGDRGNLMAFNESDGKFLWQATHTKLTSGRVNDWPLQGICSTPFIEGDRLYYISNRCEVVCVDTEAFLDGENDGPFTEETETSEIDADIIWIYDMMDELDVFPHNLATCSPLAVGDLLFLETSNGVDEGHIHIPSPDAPSFIALNKHTGELVWEDASPGENILHGQWSNPAYGVIKGVPQVIIPGGDGWVYAFAPETGDIIWQFDCNPKDSVWELGGRGTRNNIISTPVVYDDKVFLAVGQDPEHGEGVGHLWCIDASQTGDTTETAGIWHFGDEQFNRTMSTVAIADGLLYISDLSGFLYCMDVNTGDLYWTHDTFAAIWGSPYVVDGKVYLGDEDGDVVVLKAGKTKQVLFETNMGSAVYTTPVAANGVLYIVTRNTLIAIEEKK, from the coding sequence TTGAAACCCCAATTTATCTACATCGCAAATCTTGCACTGCTACTCACTTTCGCAGTATCCGTTGTTTCAGCGGAAAAAGAGATTGCCTTGTGGGGCGGCACGTTAAGCCGGAACATGATATCCGATGAAACGAATATCCCAGGGAGTTGGGATCTGGAAACTGGCGAAAATATTAAATGGACAGCGGAACTCGGTTCCCAAAGTTACGCCGGACCCCTTATCATTGGTGGAAAGGTCTTTGTCGGAACAAACAACAAGGCACTTTACAATCCCAAGTTGACCGGCGACCGCGGGAATCTCATGGCGTTTAACGAATCCGATGGAAAATTTCTCTGGCAAGCCACGCATACCAAACTCACTTCGGGACGCGTTAACGACTGGCCCCTACAGGGAATTTGCTCCACACCGTTCATTGAGGGTGACCGACTCTACTACATCTCCAACCGGTGTGAAGTCGTCTGTGTTGACACTGAAGCCTTCCTTGATGGTGAAAACGACGGCCCCTTTACCGAAGAAACAGAAACAAGCGAGATTGATGCCGACATCATCTGGATCTATGACATGATGGATGAATTGGATGTGTTTCCGCATAACCTTGCCACCTGTTCACCGCTGGCGGTCGGGGATCTCCTCTTCTTGGAAACGAGCAACGGCGTTGATGAAGGACATATCCATATCCCCTCACCCGACGCACCGTCCTTCATTGCACTCAATAAACACACCGGCGAACTCGTGTGGGAAGATGCCTCTCCCGGCGAAAACATACTGCACGGGCAGTGGTCGAACCCGGCTTACGGTGTTATCAAAGGTGTACCACAGGTTATCATTCCCGGCGGGGACGGCTGGGTCTATGCGTTTGCCCCAGAAACGGGGGACATTATCTGGCAGTTTGACTGCAATCCGAAAGATTCCGTGTGGGAACTCGGCGGACGCGGCACTCGCAACAACATCATCTCAACGCCTGTCGTTTATGACGACAAAGTCTTTCTCGCTGTCGGACAGGACCCGGAGCACGGCGAAGGTGTGGGGCACCTCTGGTGCATCGATGCCTCGCAAACCGGTGATACTACCGAGACTGCGGGGATATGGCACTTCGGCGATGAACAGTTCAATCGCACGATGTCCACCGTAGCCATTGCTGACGGACTCCTCTACATCTCGGATCTGAGTGGGTTCCTTTACTGCATGGATGTCAACACAGGGGACCTTTACTGGACGCATGACACGTTCGCCGCAATTTGGGGATCGCCCTATGTGGTAGACGGTAAGGTTTACCTCGGCGATGAAGATGGCGATGTTGTCGTTCTGAAGGCAGGAAAGACGAAGCAGGTGCTGTTTGAAACCAACATGGGAAGTGCCGTCTATACAACACCTGTCGCCGCAAACGGTGTCCTTTACATCGTAACCCGTAATACGCTTATTGCGATAGAAGAGAAGAAATGA
- a CDS encoding peptidase M19: MLVIDAHLDLSMNALQGNRDLLSSAYTIRTQETGIPGKGQGTVALPEMRHGRIALSFVTLFARSTGRPSPHSDFASPAQSYGIAQGQLSYYRALERMGYVRIITNNENLESHINAWQIWESRMTGDASDYDNAPALGFVISMEGADPILTPAQLEDWVEGGLRLLGLTHYGPGRYAGGTGTEIGLTELGRPLLAEMERLGVILDLTHCSDQAFWQALECYNGLVLASHNNCRALVPHQRQFSDEQLRAIFERDGVIGAAFDAWMLHPGWVTGETPHEAVTLNTVVDHIDYICQLAGNSRHAAIGTDLDGGYGREQSPSDLDTIADLQKIPGLLEARGYSADDISAIMHGNWFRFLHDAWG; the protein is encoded by the coding sequence ATGCTTGTTATTGATGCCCATCTCGATTTGTCAATGAATGCGTTACAAGGCAACCGCGACCTCCTGAGTTCCGCCTACACGATTCGGACCCAAGAGACCGGAATACCCGGTAAGGGTCAAGGCACTGTCGCTCTCCCAGAGATGCGTCACGGACGAATCGCACTGAGTTTTGTTACCCTATTTGCCCGCTCAACCGGTAGACCTTCACCGCATTCCGATTTTGCGTCACCTGCCCAATCCTACGGCATTGCGCAGGGACAACTATCTTACTACCGCGCCTTAGAAAGAATGGGATACGTCCGTATCATTACGAATAACGAAAACTTGGAGAGTCACATCAACGCTTGGCAGATTTGGGAAAGCAGGATGACAGGTGATGCTAGCGACTACGATAATGCACCCGCTTTAGGATTTGTAATTAGTATGGAGGGTGCCGATCCGATTCTGACGCCAGCGCAATTAGAGGATTGGGTTGAGGGTGGACTACGACTGCTCGGACTGACACACTACGGTCCTGGTCGCTACGCCGGTGGAACGGGCACAGAAATCGGATTAACCGAACTCGGCCGCCCCTTGCTCGCTGAGATGGAACGTTTGGGTGTTATTCTCGATCTCACCCACTGCTCGGATCAGGCGTTCTGGCAGGCATTGGAATGCTACAACGGATTAGTCCTCGCTAGTCATAATAACTGCCGCGCACTCGTTCCGCATCAACGTCAGTTCAGCGACGAACAATTACGTGCGATTTTTGAGCGGGATGGGGTCATCGGTGCTGCTTTTGACGCGTGGATGCTCCACCCCGGCTGGGTTACGGGTGAAACTCCCCACGAAGCGGTTACTTTGAACACCGTCGTGGATCACATCGACTATATTTGTCAATTGGCGGGGAACAGTCGTCACGCCGCGATCGGCACTGACTTAGATGGCGGTTATGGGCGTGAGCAATCTCCCAGTGATTTGGACACCATCGCTGACCTACAAAAGATACCCGGCTTGTTAGAGGCACGCGGCTATAGTGCCGATGACATCTCCGCTATCATGCACGGCAATTGGTTTCGGTTCCTACATGACGCATGGGGTTAA
- a CDS encoding DUF4159 domain-containing protein, with amino-acid sequence MKQRRFRAAIASIGLHLLFVIIAALLFSGQRELNKDAFEATFVTLNPARTDVEIRPTRRPVSTNPTPVTETSTTRMPTQVAQVHQLPRNETEVMQQVPPLDIETDILNPTAVAVAPILPSNETPNTSSVHSSVPVTEEAPTIEKGAFSAVRRRGANTAKTGLSEFLDGSLPTGGLGDGFDTAFRNLVKIPKEKLGGVLEGTGTEIRGHIRLIRLKHSLSDWWQDPTAIPALIKWLEDHTPIRADMDFAGGALRLTDPQIMDAPLIIMTGHDKDITVGRGLAKEGPLQTGFTPAERAALRKYIVEKGGMLFFDDCGFHGLFAHIVADELKQIFPEYPLEILPHEHELYSIHYNLPKPPTGGDVFWGNENNAQPTQFRFQKGITIDDRLAVVYNRKDYLCAMETAEIESRTMLRLRRSTDVYRFMSNLLIYALKYGGNTDRTGYQE; translated from the coding sequence ATGAAGCAGAGACGTTTCCGCGCAGCCATCGCCTCAATCGGGTTGCATCTGCTCTTTGTCATAATTGCAGCGTTGCTGTTTTCAGGACAAAGAGAACTGAACAAAGACGCGTTTGAGGCGACGTTCGTTACGCTCAATCCTGCAAGGACGGATGTGGAAATCCGGCCAACTCGGCGTCCTGTTTCGACGAATCCCACACCTGTAACAGAAACTTCTACGACTCGCATGCCAACGCAGGTAGCGCAGGTCCATCAACTTCCGAGAAACGAAACGGAGGTTATGCAACAAGTACCACCGTTAGACATCGAAACCGATATACTGAATCCTACGGCGGTTGCGGTAGCACCTATACTGCCCAGTAACGAAACCCCTAACACTTCATCCGTACATTCATCTGTTCCTGTTACCGAAGAGGCACCGACAATTGAAAAAGGTGCCTTTTCTGCTGTTAGGCGCAGAGGCGCAAACACAGCGAAAACCGGACTCTCAGAATTTCTGGATGGATCCTTACCAACAGGTGGCTTGGGAGATGGATTTGATACGGCATTTCGCAATCTTGTGAAGATCCCGAAAGAGAAATTGGGGGGTGTCCTTGAAGGGACAGGCACCGAGATTCGCGGACATATCCGATTGATCCGACTCAAACATTCGCTTTCGGATTGGTGGCAGGATCCGACTGCCATCCCGGCGCTCATCAAATGGTTGGAGGATCACACGCCGATTCGGGCAGATATGGATTTCGCTGGGGGCGCGCTACGGCTCACCGACCCGCAAATTATGGATGCCCCGCTCATCATCATGACAGGTCACGATAAAGACATTACCGTCGGACGCGGGCTTGCGAAAGAGGGTCCGCTGCAGACAGGTTTCACACCCGCAGAACGCGCAGCACTTCGGAAATATATCGTTGAAAAAGGTGGGATGCTGTTTTTCGATGACTGCGGTTTCCATGGGCTTTTCGCACACATAGTCGCCGATGAACTCAAACAGATTTTCCCAGAGTATCCACTTGAGATTCTCCCGCATGAACACGAGTTGTATAGCATCCATTACAATCTGCCGAAACCCCCTACAGGCGGCGATGTGTTCTGGGGAAACGAGAACAACGCGCAACCGACGCAATTCCGTTTTCAGAAAGGGATTACCATTGACGATCGGTTAGCAGTGGTTTACAATCGTAAGGATTATTTATGTGCGATGGAAACCGCGGAGATTGAGAGTCGTACGATGTTACGACTTCGCCGTTCTACGGACGTCTATCGGTTTATGTCGAATTTGCTGATTTATGCGCTGAAATATGGTGGGAATACGGATAGGACGGGGTATCAAGAGTAA
- a CDS encoding DUF1854 domain-containing protein yields the protein MQNENIEKQAALAAAPTAKPVSPESDDFTPRYLDAADLMFTRSEVGTTRLEIRNEACYLRVVVRRLMPLSNPDSYISLAADEDTEIGILVNPSALAPESQEILQEELDKRYFTPTIEKVYRVKEQFGIHEWEVKTERGRITFSVRGLNQNIKQVPPARLFVTDVRGNRYDIPDYRKLDAQSYQQIQRHL from the coding sequence ATGCAGAACGAAAATATAGAAAAACAAGCAGCACTTGCGGCGGCACCCACAGCGAAGCCGGTATCCCCTGAATCAGATGATTTCACGCCGCGTTACTTGGACGCCGCGGATCTCATGTTCACGCGTTCTGAGGTCGGAACGACGCGGCTTGAAATTCGGAATGAAGCGTGCTATTTGCGCGTGGTGGTGCGGCGGCTGATGCCACTGAGTAACCCGGATAGTTATATCTCGCTTGCGGCAGATGAGGACACGGAAATTGGGATCCTCGTGAACCCATCGGCACTCGCGCCGGAGAGTCAGGAAATCCTGCAGGAAGAGTTGGATAAACGGTATTTCACGCCGACGATCGAGAAGGTGTATCGGGTGAAAGAGCAATTCGGCATCCATGAATGGGAAGTTAAAACGGAGCGCGGACGTATAACGTTCTCGGTGCGTGGGTTGAATCAGAACATCAAGCAGGTCCCGCCTGCGCGACTTTTTGTAACGGATGTCCGGGGGAATCGATACGATATCCCGGATTATCGGAAGTTAGATGCGCAGAGTTATCAGCAGATCCAGAGACACCTCTAA
- a CDS encoding PQQ-binding-like beta-propeller repeat protein produces the protein MRRSRNLHHRKLIFCRLFICLFLVSVPVSTMAGDWPTWRGPNQDGTSAETGLISSWSTEGENLRWKAEFVGRSTPIVLNDRVYVIGRVGKDITEQERIACFNAETGELIWNYQFNVFHTTISFNRVGWTSLAGDPETGNIYAHGVQGLFFCFDKDGTILWSRSLTEEYGRISGYGGRVHTPVIAGDLVVISYLNSGWGAQAATRHRYFAFDKYTGELVWVSTPGGRPLDTTYSTPVVTDINGQQLIIGGNADGGVYAMKQNTGEMVWGFKLSQRGINTSVIVSGTKVYASHSEENIDTTAMGRVVCIDATGTGDVTETHEVWRYDAVNVGYASPTIHAGHLYVIDNSANIHAVNADTGEVYWEHNIGKVGKGSPVWADGKLYVTEVNGGFVILQPSEDGCELLSAQEISRAADEHYVEIYGSPAIADGRIYFTTEEHLYCIGRKE, from the coding sequence ATGAGAAGGAGCAGAAATTTGCACCACCGAAAATTGATCTTTTGTCGACTATTCATCTGCCTTTTTCTGGTTTCCGTTCCTGTGTCCACTATGGCTGGCGATTGGCCAACATGGCGGGGACCCAATCAGGACGGCACCTCTGCTGAAACCGGACTCATCTCATCTTGGTCAACTGAAGGTGAGAATCTGCGCTGGAAGGCAGAATTTGTAGGGCGCTCTACACCGATCGTTCTCAACGATAGAGTCTATGTCATTGGTCGCGTCGGCAAAGACATCACCGAACAGGAACGTATCGCCTGCTTCAATGCAGAAACCGGCGAGCTCATCTGGAATTATCAATTCAACGTCTTTCATACCACGATCTCCTTCAACCGAGTCGGCTGGACGAGCCTCGCGGGTGACCCTGAAACGGGGAATATCTATGCACACGGTGTCCAAGGTCTCTTCTTCTGTTTCGACAAGGATGGCACTATCCTCTGGTCGCGTTCGCTCACAGAGGAGTATGGTCGGATATCGGGGTATGGCGGACGGGTTCACACCCCAGTTATCGCAGGCGACCTCGTCGTGATTAGTTATCTCAATTCAGGATGGGGTGCCCAAGCCGCAACACGCCATCGCTACTTTGCTTTCGACAAATACACTGGCGAATTGGTTTGGGTTTCAACGCCGGGCGGTAGACCCTTAGATACGACCTACTCCACACCAGTCGTTACTGATATTAACGGACAGCAACTCATCATCGGTGGCAATGCGGATGGTGGCGTCTACGCCATGAAACAGAACACCGGAGAGATGGTCTGGGGATTTAAACTGAGTCAGCGCGGTATCAATACATCCGTCATCGTTTCAGGCACGAAAGTCTATGCATCGCATAGCGAAGAAAATATAGATACCACCGCAATGGGACGCGTCGTCTGTATTGACGCAACCGGCACAGGCGATGTCACCGAAACCCATGAAGTCTGGCGGTATGACGCCGTCAACGTCGGATACGCGTCGCCGACAATTCACGCCGGACACCTCTATGTTATAGATAACTCCGCGAATATCCATGCCGTGAATGCGGATACCGGTGAGGTTTACTGGGAACACAACATCGGCAAAGTCGGGAAAGGTTCCCCTGTCTGGGCAGATGGGAAACTCTACGTCACGGAAGTCAACGGTGGATTTGTGATCCTCCAACCCAGTGAAGATGGATGTGAACTGCTAAGTGCTCAGGAGATAAGTCGAGCAGCGGACGAACACTACGTCGAAATCTACGGATCACCCGCTATTGCTGACGGACGCATCTATTTCACGACAGAGGAGCACCTCTACTGTATCGGAAGGAAAGAATAA
- a CDS encoding ABC transporter ATP-binding protein yields MVFVIAGTLISLAPPYFSRIMIDDILMPSDVDTAASEASRTWLSSVFRDIPSAALALSIAVGTLLGIQIIREIFTIFRLRLGAWLTFRVAANIRAHVYQHLHNLSIRFFDKRKTGTVISHITEDSERLQDFMLEGLSFLAVELLLFFGIGGVLFLMNWKLACFILIPIPIIVFGAGWFWKKVRSLWHRAWRRRSKLFDVVNDSVSGIRVVRAFGQQRNEVNRFSDANIDARDYETHAEMIWATYYPPLMFAVQLGTLIVWYVGGLNIIGGTMTFGTLVAFHAYLGMFYEPLRYISPLINWASRSMTAAERLFEVIDSQPEQLDDGNLKSLPNITGEVLFHNMTFGYDSHKPVLRDINLHVKPGEMIGLVGHSGAGKSTLINLICRFYTPDSGRLEIDGEDIKQIDLKDLRRQIGVVLQEPYLFSGTIAENISYAHPDATMEDIITAAKAANAHEFIVKFPDGYDTEVGERGGRLSGGERQRISIARAILHNPRILILDEATSSVDVETEKKIQQAIDRLVQNRTTFAIAHRLSTLRNADRLFVIEKGKGVECGSHEELMEQKGIYYKLVETQREAANVRADAQAVER; encoded by the coding sequence ATGGTCTTCGTGATTGCCGGGACACTCATCTCCTTAGCCCCGCCGTATTTCTCTCGCATCATGATTGACGATATCCTGATGCCGAGTGATGTTGATACCGCTGCCTCGGAAGCATCGAGAACATGGTTAAGCTCTGTTTTTCGCGACATTCCATCGGCGGCATTGGCTTTGTCCATTGCTGTAGGCACCCTCTTAGGCATACAGATCATCCGTGAAATTTTCACAATTTTTCGGTTACGTCTGGGGGCTTGGCTGACGTTCCGCGTCGCGGCGAATATCCGAGCGCACGTCTATCAGCACTTGCATAACTTGTCGATCCGATTCTTTGACAAACGGAAAACGGGAACGGTCATCTCTCATATCACAGAGGACAGTGAACGGCTCCAGGACTTCATGTTAGAGGGACTCTCGTTTCTCGCCGTAGAACTGTTGCTCTTCTTCGGGATTGGAGGGGTGCTTTTCCTGATGAACTGGAAACTGGCATGCTTCATCTTAATTCCAATTCCGATAATCGTCTTTGGAGCGGGTTGGTTCTGGAAAAAAGTGCGTAGCCTTTGGCACCGCGCCTGGCGGCGTCGCTCAAAATTGTTCGATGTCGTCAACGATTCGGTATCCGGTATTCGGGTTGTCCGTGCCTTCGGACAACAACGGAACGAAGTCAATCGGTTCTCCGACGCGAATATAGACGCGAGAGACTACGAAACGCACGCTGAAATGATCTGGGCAACCTACTATCCACCGCTGATGTTCGCTGTCCAGTTGGGAACACTCATCGTATGGTACGTTGGGGGTCTCAACATTATCGGTGGGACAATGACGTTTGGGACCTTGGTGGCTTTCCACGCATACCTGGGCATGTTCTATGAACCGTTGCGCTATATCAGCCCCCTGATTAACTGGGCTTCCCGCTCGATGACGGCGGCGGAACGGCTGTTTGAGGTCATCGACTCACAACCGGAACAGTTGGACGATGGCAATTTGAAATCACTGCCGAATATCACTGGAGAAGTCTTATTCCACAATATGACGTTCGGTTACGATTCGCACAAACCCGTGCTTCGGGATATCAATCTCCACGTGAAACCGGGTGAGATGATTGGACTCGTTGGGCATTCGGGGGCAGGGAAATCAACGCTCATTAACCTCATCTGTCGATTCTATACACCCGACTCCGGGCGTTTAGAGATCGATGGCGAGGACATCAAACAGATTGATCTCAAGGATTTACGCCGACAGATTGGGGTCGTGTTACAAGAGCCGTATCTGTTCAGCGGTACGATCGCTGAGAACATTTCTTACGCGCATCCCGATGCGACGATGGAGGATATCATCACCGCAGCAAAAGCCGCAAACGCTCACGAATTCATTGTCAAGTTCCCCGACGGCTACGACACGGAAGTCGGTGAACGCGGCGGACGGCTGTCCGGTGGTGAACGACAACGTATCTCCATCGCACGGGCAATCTTGCACAACCCACGGATTCTGATCCTCGATGAAGCCACCTCATCCGTAGATGTGGAAACCGAGAAGAAAATCCAACAGGCAATTGACAGGCTCGTGCAGAACCGGACGACGTTTGCGATTGCGCACCGGCTCTCAACACTCCGAAACGCCGACCGACTCTTCGTGATTGAAAAGGGAAAAGGGGTTGAGTGTGGTTCTCACGAGGAACTTATGGAGCAAAAGGGTATCTATTACAAACTCGTAGAAACCCAACGCGAAGCCGCCAATGTTCGCGCGGACGCGCAAGCAGTGGAGAGGTAA
- a CDS encoding STAS domain-containing protein: protein MLSGNLVSEKGRAKLMQINIQTKHFTLLEIQGKVIGQDALILKTMLEEHIQGLETQDGTPTLIFDMADVQSMDSAGLGVLITASTQIRQNGGRTLLVNVNRGIKRMMIRTNLTSLFDFPKNLAEAITSSF, encoded by the coding sequence ATGCTAAGTGGAAATTTGGTAAGCGAAAAAGGCAGAGCGAAACTTATGCAAATTAACATCCAAACCAAGCACTTCACGCTTTTGGAGATTCAAGGAAAGGTCATCGGACAGGATGCACTGATACTCAAGACCATGCTTGAAGAACATATCCAAGGTCTTGAGACGCAAGACGGAACGCCTACACTCATTTTTGATATGGCAGATGTCCAGTCGATGGATAGTGCAGGCTTAGGTGTGCTTATCACCGCCAGCACACAGATCCGTCAGAACGGCGGCCGGACACTGCTCGTTAACGTCAACAGAGGCATCAAACGCATGATGATCCGGACAAATCTGACATCGCTTTTCGACTTTCCCAAGAACCTCGCCGAGGCGATAACCAGTAGTTTCTAA